Proteins from a single region of Mumia flava:
- the mnhG gene encoding monovalent cation/H(+) antiporter subunit G: MSLGEVTDAIAVVCLLLGAALSLVAAIGVLRFSNLFSRMHAATKPQTLGLLLVLAGIALRLDDWRDVGLVLLVALFQLLTVPVSSHMLGRATYRAGDPEEENLLVDERMPRPGGSSRRDG; the protein is encoded by the coding sequence ATGAGCCTCGGTGAGGTGACCGATGCGATCGCCGTCGTCTGCCTGCTGCTCGGTGCGGCGCTGTCGCTGGTCGCCGCGATCGGCGTGCTGCGGTTCTCGAACCTCTTCAGCCGGATGCACGCGGCGACCAAGCCGCAGACCCTCGGCCTGCTGCTCGTCCTGGCCGGGATCGCGCTGCGCCTGGACGACTGGCGCGACGTCGGGCTGGTCCTCCTGGTCGCGCTCTTCCAGCTGCTCACGGTCCCGGTGTCGTCCCACATGCTGGGGCGCGCGACCTACCGGGCGGGTGACCCCGAGGAGGAGAACCTGCTGGTGGACGAGCGGATGCCCCGGCCGGGCGGGAGCAGCCGCCGCGACGGGTGA
- a CDS encoding LysR family transcriptional regulator: MTEAWPDLEDLALLVGVAEAGSIGRAAELRGMTQPSVSRRMAALERRLGVALLVRTPRGTTLTAGGRTVVEWADRLLGAADDFRASVRGLRAGRTAAVRAAVSMTIAECYASAWLARLYEREPDLFVSLEVHNSADVGAIVAAGDADIGFVESPTVRSDLRKRRVGIDRLAVAVAPGHRWSGTDASVRPGDLADGGVLVREQGSGTRDTLEAALAAVGEDLRPGLVLGSNTALASSAATGIGPVVLSERALAADLESGRLIEVRVDGMDLTRPLTAVWRDGEALTPGAEALLSAVAG, from the coding sequence ATGACTGAGGCGTGGCCCGACCTGGAGGACCTGGCGCTGCTGGTGGGCGTGGCCGAGGCCGGGAGCATCGGGCGGGCCGCCGAGCTGCGCGGGATGACCCAGCCGAGCGTCAGCCGACGGATGGCGGCCCTCGAGCGGCGACTCGGCGTCGCGCTGCTGGTCCGCACCCCGCGAGGGACGACGCTGACCGCGGGCGGACGGACGGTCGTCGAGTGGGCCGACCGGCTGCTCGGCGCCGCGGACGACTTCCGCGCATCCGTCCGCGGGCTGCGCGCCGGGCGTACGGCCGCGGTCCGCGCCGCGGTCAGCATGACGATCGCGGAGTGCTACGCGTCGGCCTGGCTGGCCCGGCTCTACGAGCGGGAGCCGGACCTGTTCGTGTCTCTGGAGGTCCACAACTCCGCGGACGTGGGCGCGATCGTGGCCGCGGGGGACGCGGACATCGGGTTCGTCGAGTCACCGACCGTGCGCAGCGACCTGCGCAAGCGCCGCGTGGGGATCGACCGGCTCGCGGTCGCCGTCGCGCCCGGCCACCGGTGGTCCGGCACGGACGCGTCGGTGCGACCCGGGGATCTCGCCGACGGCGGCGTGCTCGTGCGTGAGCAGGGGTCCGGCACACGCGACACGCTCGAAGCCGCGTTGGCCGCCGTCGGAGAGGACCTCCGCCCGGGGCTCGTGCTCGGCTCGAACACCGCGCTCGCCTCGTCGGCCGCGACCGGGATCGGCCCGGTCGTGCTGTCGGAGCGGGCGCTCGCTGCGGACCTGGAGTCCGGCCGGCTGATCGAGGTCCGGGTCGACGGGATGGACCTGACGCGCCCCCTGACCGCGGTGTGGCGCGACGGCGAGGCGCTCACCCCTGGAGCGGAGGCCCTGCTGTCCGCGGTCGCCGGGTGA
- a CDS encoding monovalent cation/H+ antiporter complex subunit F encodes MSVTLVAVWVAGVMLAIAALLCVVRTAIGPTMANRAIAVDTLVAVLVCALGLEAAYNRHTDTLPILVVLSLVGVVGSVSIARFAVADDDEMAEESGETAEGASDEPR; translated from the coding sequence ATGAGCGTGACCCTGGTCGCGGTCTGGGTCGCCGGCGTGATGCTCGCGATCGCCGCTCTGCTGTGCGTGGTCCGCACAGCGATCGGGCCGACCATGGCGAACCGCGCGATCGCCGTCGACACCCTGGTCGCGGTGCTGGTCTGCGCACTCGGGCTGGAGGCCGCGTACAACCGGCACACCGACACGCTGCCCATCCTCGTCGTGCTGTCGCTGGTCGGCGTGGTCGGGTCGGTGAGCATCGCCCGCTTCGCCGTCGCCGACGACGACGAGATGGCGGAGGAGTCCGGCGAGACTGCGGAAGGGGCCTCGGATGAGCCTCGGTGA